The Streptomyces sp. NBC_01463 DNA window CGTCCTCGATGTCCACGGCGTCCTCGTCTGCGATGACGGGCAGCGGTGAGCGTGCGGCGAGCCGGGCCAAGGCCTCGGGGTCGCCCGGGGCGACGGGCTGTTCGACGGCCTCGACGCCCAGTTCGGCGAAGCGCCCCAGCAGGACGGGCGCCGACGCGGCGCTCCAGCCGCCGTTGGGGTCGAGGAGCAGCCGCGCGTGCGGGGCGGCGGCGCGCACGGCACGTACGCGGGCGACGTCGTCCTCCGGGTCGGCCGAGCCGACCTTGAGCTTGATGACGGTGAACCCGTCGTCCGCCAGCCGGGCTGCGAGGGCGCCGGCGCGGCGGGGCGAAGTGATCCCGATGGTGCGGGCCGTGGCGGCGGCGGGTGCCGAGGCCGTGCCGATGAGGCGGTACGCGGGCAGTCCGGCACGCTTGCCGACGAGATCGAGCAGCGCCGACTCCACGGCGGCGGTGACGGCCGGCGGCGTACCGGATCCCAGCGGCCCGCCGTCACCGCCGGGGTCGCCGGACGCATGCGCGGACAGGGCGGCCAGAGCCGTCTCCGGGTCGGGGAACCTGGTGAGTGCGCGGGCGCACCGGTCCAGCCAGTGGGTCACGGTGGCGGTGTCGAGGCCGTAGTACACGCTGGTGACGGTCTCGCCGTGGCCGTGCGCACCCTCGTGCTCGATGGACAGGCGGACGGCGTCCCGGGCCGTCGTGGTGGACCGGGAGATCCGCAGCGGCTCGGCGAGCCGCAGTCCGACGGTGCGCCGGGTCGCCTTCATCGGGACTCCTCCGGTGCGTAGGGCAGGCGGACGGTGTACGGGCGGGTGTGCGGCAGCGTGTTTCCCGCGGGCGCACGGGTCGTCGCGGCGCCCGCGGGCGCACGGCTGACCGGCAGTCGCGGCGGCCGTAGGTCCTCGCGCCGGCCGGTGACCGTGCGACAGCGGGTCCAGCCGGTCGCCTCCACGGCCTGCGGATGGCGGATCTCCACCGGTCTGACCGCCGCCGTCTCCGGGACCAGTCCGTGCCGGGCGTTGAACCCGTCATTGAAGATGCTGCCGAGGTAGCGGTGCGGTCCGTCCGGGAAGACCGTCGCGACGACCGCACCCGGGTGGACTCGGGCGGCCCAGGCCGCGACGAGCGCGACGGCTCCGGTGCTCCAGCCGCCGCTGACGAAGTTGTCCCTGGCCAGCCGCCGGCAGCTGTCGGCGGCCTCGGCGGGCCCGACCCAGTGGACCTCGTCGAACTGGTCGTGCGCCACGTTGCGCGGACGGATGCTGCTGCCGAGTCCGCGCATCAGGCGGGGCCTTGCGGGCTGTCCGAAGATCGTCGAGCCGGTGGCGTCGACACCGATCAGCCGCAGTCCGGGCCAGCGCCCGCGGAGCGGACCGGCGACTCCGGCGCTGTGCCCGCCCGTTCCTACGCTGCACACGAGGATGTCCAC harbors:
- a CDS encoding dipeptide epimerase; translation: MKATRRTVGLRLAEPLRISRSTTTARDAVRLSIEHEGAHGHGETVTSVYYGLDTATVTHWLDRCARALTRFPDPETALAALSAHASGDPGGDGGPLGSGTPPAVTAAVESALLDLVGKRAGLPAYRLIGTASAPAAATARTIGITSPRRAGALAARLADDGFTVIKLKVGSADPEDDVARVRAVRAAAPHARLLLDPNGGWSAASAPVLLGRFAELGVEAVEQPVAPGDPEALARLAARSPLPVIADEDAVDIEDARRLAGRVQGINVKLAKCGGVSAALRIAGLIAGSGTGLMLGCLTASSLGIAPAVHLADRARWTDLDGHLLLDHDPWTGIGGTDGSVRASGHPGLGVRPRTPFDVRRSHPVADGPARVRIRAAEVTP
- a CDS encoding PLP-dependent cysteine synthase family protein: MTTALLRPAGNRELLGLVGRTPLARITADLPCPHPGFWAKLEGFAVGGMKARAAVSMLQGAERRGELRPGAPVVESTSGTLGIGLAFAGQALGHPVVLVGDSELEPSMRRLLHAHGARLELVDRPAPEGGWQAARLARLRELLAGLPGAYWPDQYNNPDNTAGYASLAAEITGRLDHVDILVCSVGTGGHSAGVAGPLRGRWPGLRLIGVDATGSTIFGQPARPRLMRGLGSSIRPRNVAHDQFDEVHWVGPAEAADSCRRLARDNFVSGGWSTGAVALVAAWAARVHPGAVVATVFPDGPHRYLGSIFNDGFNARHGLVPETAAVRPVEIRHPQAVEATGWTRCRTVTGRREDLRPPRLPVSRAPAGAATTRAPAGNTLPHTRPYTVRLPYAPEESR